GTCCGCCAAAGAAGCTGATCGCCGTAGGCAGTTGCTGAGTATAGAAACGGTTATGCAGCAACACAGTAATCAAGCCAGCAATCACGCCGCCCAGCACGCTCATGTTGTAGGTAAAAATGCCAAGCATGTCGATGTATTCAGCCGAGGTCATCATCGCCGCGGTTTGGTCCATGCCCGCTTTCTGCAGCGCTTCTGGCGTGGTGGTCGCCGCCGTCAGCCCTTTCGACGCCAGCGTGGCGCTGATGCCGACGTTCATGGCGATATAGCCAATGACGGCGGCGAATGCGGCGGTGGGCTTCTCGGCTTTTGCCAGTCCGATAGCGCTGGCTACCGCAAAGAACAGCGGCAGATTGGCGAAAAGCGCGCCCGCCACTTTGCGGATAAAGCCAATGATCAGTTGCGGCACCTGCAGATTGGCGAAGGCATCCCCGGTGATGGCAGGGTTTTGCATCGCCGCGGCTAACCCAAGGAAGATCCCTGCGGCGGCGATCACCGAGATCGGCATCATTAAGGCTTTACCGAAGGCGTGAATTTGGCTGGCCAGACTCTTCATACTGCATGCCCTTTTCAGAATGGAAAGAGCAATTATTAGTCAGTTATCTCAGCAACACGTAACCGCCGGCCGTTATCAGCCGGGAAAGTTTGATTTAGATCACGCTTTACGCGCGTGTTGCGATAAACGCCGCCTATCGCACCATTAAACCAATCAATTAGACAACTTTTAAGGAGAGTCGCACACTTCCCGCTAACAGAAGACATATTCTGATAACAACTCATAAACAAATAAGCCTGCAACTATGAAATTTAAACGTAAGATTCAACCCTATCGCGCGGCGGCGGGCGGCTGGGGTTCTTTGGAAGCCACCACCCGTTTCGTCCTTGATAGCAAAGCGGCGCTGAAAAACATGCGTAATCTGATGCGTATGAACAAAGCGCGCGGTTTCGACTGCCCAGGTTGTGCATGGGGCGATGACAACAAAAGCACCTTCAGCTTCTGTGAAAACGGCGCCAAAGCGGTGACGTGGGAAGCGACACGTCGTGTAGTTGAGCCTGAATTCTTCGCCCAGCACAGCGTAAGCACCCTGTATCAGCAAAGTGACTATTTCCTCGAATATCAGGGACGCTTGACCCACCCAATGCGCTATAACAGCGCGACCGACCATTACGAGCCGATTAGCTGGGATGATGCCTTTGCGCTCATTGCACGCCATTTGCAGGCGATGGACCATCCGAATCAGATGGAGCTGTATACCTCCGGCCGCGCCAGCAATGAAGCCTCATGGCTTTATCAACTGTTTGGTCGCGTGATGGGCAGCAATAACTTCCCTGACTGCTCCAACATGTGCCACGAAGCCAGTGGTACTGGCCTAAAGCGCAGCATCGGCGTGGGCAAAGGCACCATTCGTCTGGATGATTTCGATCACGCAGACGCGATTTTCGTCCTTGGCCAGAATCCAGGCACCAACCATCCACGTATGCTGCACAGCCTGCGTCACGCTGCCGATCACGGCGCGAAAATCGTCACCTTTAATACCTTACGTGAGCGCGGACTTGAGCGTTTTGCCGATCCGCAGAAGCCGCTGGAGATCGTCACCTCGATGGCTGGCACGATTAGTTCTGCCTATTACCAGCCCAACCTTGGCGGCGATATGGCCGCGATTCGTGGCATGGTGAAAACGCTGCTGGAAGTGCAGCGTGCGCGTTTGGCCGCCGGTGAGAAAGGTATTTTCGATCAAGCCTTTATCGATGCCAACACGCAAGGCATCGAAGAGTATCTTGCCGCGGTGGATAACACCCGCTGGGATGATATTGTGCGCCAATCGGGCCTGAGCGAAACGCAGATTCGTGAAGCAGCCGCCATTTATCAAAGTGCCGAACGCGTCATCGTCACCTGGGCAATGGGCATCACCCAGCACAAACATTCGGTCGATACCGTTCGCGAAATCACCAACCTGCAGCTGCTGTTTGGTCAACTGGGCAAAAAAGGCGCTGGCCTGTGTCCGGTACGCGGCCACAGTAACGTGCAGGGCAACCGCACCATGGGGATTGATGAGAAGCCGAGCAAGGCGTTCCTCGATGCACTGGGCGCACATTTTGATTTCGAGCCGCCACGCGAGCATGGCCACAACACCGTTGAAGCGTTGAATGCGATGCTGCGTGACGAAGTGAAAGTGCTGATTGCGCTGGGCGGTAACCTCGCTGCGGCAGCACCGGATTCACCGGTCACCGAAGAGGCGTTGCAGCACTGCGGTTTGACGGTGCACATCAGCACCAAACTGAACCGCAGCCACCTGGTGCCGGGCCATGAAGGGTTGATTCTGCCGACATTGGGCCGCACCGAGCGCGATCGACAGGCAAGCGGCAATCAATATATTACCGTCGAAGACTCCTTCAGCATGGTGCACGCCTCTGAAGGCGTGGGCATTCCGCTGGCCGAGACGCAGCGTTCCGAAACCGCGATTGTTGCGGGCATTGCGCATGCAACCTTAGGCAGCGATAAAATCGACTGGCTGGCGATGGCGGGCAACTACGATCTGATTCGCGATCACATTGCGGCGACGATTCCGGGCTTTGCCGATTTCAATAACAAATGCGACATCCCAGGCGGATTCTATCTGGGCAGCGCCGCGGCCGAACTGCGCTTCAACACGCCGAGCAAATTAGCCGAGTTCAGCGCAGCGGCACTGCCAACCTCGCTGTTTCCACAGCTCGGTGATGTTGCCGTGCCGTTCACGCTGCAAACTCTGCGCTCCCACGATCAGTACAACACCACTATTTACGGCCTCGACGATCGCTATCGCGGCGTGTACGGTCAGCGCGAGGTGGTGTTTATTCATCCGGAGGATATGGCATCGCTGGGCTTCACCGAAGGCCAGTTGGTGGATATTGAAACGCTGTGGAATGACGGTTTGACGCGTCGCGTCAGTGGTTTCAAGCTGGTGCCTTACAATATTCCGCGCGGC
The sequence above is drawn from the Pantoea nemavictus genome and encodes:
- a CDS encoding FdhF/YdeP family oxidoreductase, whose amino-acid sequence is MKFKRKIQPYRAAAGGWGSLEATTRFVLDSKAALKNMRNLMRMNKARGFDCPGCAWGDDNKSTFSFCENGAKAVTWEATRRVVEPEFFAQHSVSTLYQQSDYFLEYQGRLTHPMRYNSATDHYEPISWDDAFALIARHLQAMDHPNQMELYTSGRASNEASWLYQLFGRVMGSNNFPDCSNMCHEASGTGLKRSIGVGKGTIRLDDFDHADAIFVLGQNPGTNHPRMLHSLRHAADHGAKIVTFNTLRERGLERFADPQKPLEIVTSMAGTISSAYYQPNLGGDMAAIRGMVKTLLEVQRARLAAGEKGIFDQAFIDANTQGIEEYLAAVDNTRWDDIVRQSGLSETQIREAAAIYQSAERVIVTWAMGITQHKHSVDTVREITNLQLLFGQLGKKGAGLCPVRGHSNVQGNRTMGIDEKPSKAFLDALGAHFDFEPPREHGHNTVEALNAMLRDEVKVLIALGGNLAAAAPDSPVTEEALQHCGLTVHISTKLNRSHLVPGHEGLILPTLGRTERDRQASGNQYITVEDSFSMVHASEGVGIPLAETQRSETAIVAGIAHATLGSDKIDWLAMAGNYDLIRDHIAATIPGFADFNNKCDIPGGFYLGSAAAELRFNTPSKLAEFSAAALPTSLFPQLGDVAVPFTLQTLRSHDQYNTTIYGLDDRYRGVYGQREVVFIHPEDMASLGFTEGQLVDIETLWNDGLTRRVSGFKLVPYNIPRGNLAAYYPETNPLVPLSSFGDGSGTPTSKSVPVKLALTAAVPSQRIA